Proteins from one Chitinophaga oryzae genomic window:
- a CDS encoding DUF6766 family protein, which yields MKTNISKPSYWKRKAYFWVTLLLFIASIILHWYFGWKDYVQEQLTHAAPIEVPDYVAQMMRDTFENWQSEFLQLIWQVVGLSFLWYCGSPQSKEGDDRREEKLDYIIKQLDPEKAEALLEEWKTKYPDK from the coding sequence GCAAAGCCTATTTCTGGGTAACCCTGCTGCTGTTCATCGCCTCTATTATCCTGCACTGGTATTTTGGCTGGAAAGATTATGTACAGGAACAACTCACACACGCTGCGCCCATCGAGGTGCCGGATTATGTGGCACAAATGATGCGGGACACGTTTGAAAACTGGCAGTCTGAATTTCTTCAGCTCATCTGGCAGGTAGTAGGCTTGTCCTTCCTCTGGTATTGTGGCTCGCCTCAATCCAAAGAAGGCGACGACCGCCGCGAAGAAAAACTGGACTACATCATCAAACAGCTCGATCCGGAAAAAGCGGAAGCCCTGCTGGAAGAATGGAAAACAAAATATCCTGACAAATAA
- a CDS encoding SDR family oxidoreductase: MDNTTSATNKNYQPETLSGKRILITGGTTGIGRTTALLLAEQGATVMLFGRHAPELEDTLQQFREKNLEKQVHGFTADIATEAGIRQVFEQVDQQMSGLDILINNAGLPFGGVSEGSYKDWQYLVNTNLLSYMACSQEAIRRMQPQQKGQIVFIGSLSAKVRTADSSVYSATKAGVQAFAEALRKETISQGIKISLIEPGLVDTDLLDMDAAKRTELLQQNKMLITDDIASCVAYILTQPWRSNFMMARVAPVQQEV; encoded by the coding sequence ATGGATAACACAACTTCTGCTACCAACAAAAATTACCAGCCGGAAACGCTCTCCGGAAAAAGAATCCTCATCACCGGCGGCACCACCGGCATCGGCAGAACGACCGCCCTGCTGCTGGCAGAACAAGGTGCTACTGTGATGCTCTTCGGCAGGCACGCGCCGGAGCTGGAAGACACCCTGCAACAGTTCCGGGAAAAAAATCTGGAGAAACAAGTGCATGGCTTTACGGCAGATATTGCCACCGAAGCCGGTATTCGGCAGGTGTTTGAACAGGTGGACCAACAAATGTCAGGACTGGATATCCTGATCAACAACGCCGGGCTCCCTTTCGGCGGCGTATCGGAAGGCTCCTATAAAGACTGGCAATACCTGGTAAACACCAACCTGCTGTCTTACATGGCCTGTTCACAGGAAGCCATCCGGCGGATGCAGCCGCAGCAAAAAGGCCAGATTGTTTTCATCGGTTCGCTGAGCGCCAAGGTGCGAACGGCTGACAGCTCCGTCTACTCCGCCACCAAAGCGGGCGTACAGGCCTTTGCAGAAGCGTTGCGCAAAGAAACAATATCGCAGGGCATCAAAATTTCACTGATAGAACCAGGGCTCGTAGATACGGACCTGCTGGACATGGACGCGGCCAAAAGAACCGAACTGCTCCAACAAAATAAAATGTTGATAACAGATGATATAGCATCCTGCGTAGCTTACATACTAACGCAACCGTGGCGCAGCAATTTTATGATGGCCAGAGTAGCGCCGGTACAACAGGAAGTATAA
- a CDS encoding glycoside hydrolase family 88 protein, with translation MKPLLCFVVAAGLTAYTTFTEKDFISSNTGFAQQQLKHMLKETATRDSLAFPRTTDGAGKMTTTSMYDWTPGFFAGSLWYGYELSKDPALQQQALRWTEKLEPLQYFTQHHDLGFMMYCSYGNAYRLTGNKAYRDILVQGARSLSTRYNPVTKSIKSWNAFKSWHGEQLYRYPVIIDNLMNLELLFFASRETGDTSFRHIAVSHAETAMHNQIRPDYSSYHVVCYDTTSGKVLARETAQGYADNSTWARGQAWGIYGFTMIYRETKDPRFLKTAAGMADWYLNSRNLPKDKVPYWDFNAEEKGYTPGVRSNALKVKTKYRDVSAAAIVSAALFELSGYVDAKKGTGYRQAAIEMLHTLAGPAYRAPEGANGNFILMHSVGSIPHNNEIDVPLVYADYYFMEALQRYKKYLGM, from the coding sequence ATGAAACCATTGCTTTGTTTCGTGGTTGCCGCCGGATTAACGGCATACACCACCTTTACGGAAAAGGATTTTATCAGCAGCAATACCGGCTTTGCGCAGCAACAGCTGAAGCATATGCTGAAGGAGACAGCAACGCGCGACAGCCTGGCTTTTCCCCGGACGACCGACGGCGCGGGGAAGATGACCACTACTTCCATGTATGACTGGACGCCCGGCTTTTTTGCAGGCTCGCTCTGGTATGGCTATGAGTTGTCAAAAGACCCGGCGCTGCAGCAGCAGGCGTTGCGGTGGACGGAGAAACTGGAGCCGCTGCAGTATTTTACACAGCACCATGACCTGGGCTTTATGATGTACTGCAGCTACGGCAACGCCTACCGGCTTACAGGCAACAAAGCTTACAGGGATATTCTGGTGCAGGGCGCCCGTTCGCTGAGTACCCGTTATAATCCGGTCACCAAAAGCATCAAATCCTGGAATGCGTTTAAGTCGTGGCATGGAGAACAGTTGTACCGGTATCCCGTTATCATCGATAACCTGATGAACCTGGAGCTGTTGTTTTTCGCTTCCAGGGAGACCGGTGACACCAGCTTCCGCCACATCGCTGTGAGTCACGCGGAAACCGCCATGCATAACCAGATACGGCCGGACTACAGCTCTTATCATGTGGTGTGTTATGATACCACCAGCGGTAAGGTGCTGGCACGGGAAACGGCGCAGGGGTATGCTGATAATTCCACGTGGGCGCGTGGCCAGGCGTGGGGTATCTATGGCTTTACCATGATCTACCGGGAAACAAAAGATCCGCGCTTCCTGAAAACGGCTGCCGGTATGGCTGACTGGTACCTCAACAGCAGAAACCTGCCGAAAGACAAAGTGCCCTACTGGGATTTTAATGCGGAAGAAAAAGGCTATACGCCCGGTGTGCGGTCCAATGCGCTGAAGGTAAAAACGAAATACCGGGACGTGTCTGCCGCAGCAATTGTGTCTGCCGCCCTGTTTGAGCTGAGCGGTTATGTAGATGCTAAAAAAGGAACGGGATACCGTCAGGCGGCTATTGAGATGCTGCATACGCTGGCTGGCCCGGCTTACAGGGCGCCGGAAGGAGCTAACGGTAATTTCATCCTGATGCATAGTGTGGGCAGCATTCCGCACAACAACGAAATTGATGTGCCGCTGGTATATGCAGATTATTATTTCATGGAAGCGTTACAGCGATACAAAAAATACCTGGGGATGTAG
- a CDS encoding DUF5017 domain-containing protein, with protein MKKSFLILLAFAAAACSKKMQVDTPDFNVSPDPARQVADTFVYRLGDTTRFKITGTVGNIAFYSGETGKRYDSRIPTYKLGRLTLSFASKSEWGNQKNTLQVLATNKLAGYDSASVVNAAWKDISSRGTLATNATVTAFGTADLTDLVANASDSLFIAFKYSGVTGSTQRTWTITEWAVNNVLPDRTVSLSSFSADVAYWTRFGNVWNPASARWTASATDLKINGGNDAAPSNTSWVMSKPLYVGRIAPDVSTGVKSINEPDKAEYTYVYPAPGVYRATFVAYNHTLDEEKSTVREFIIKVTP; from the coding sequence ATGAAAAAATCATTCCTCATACTCCTGGCATTCGCTGCCGCCGCCTGTTCCAAAAAAATGCAGGTGGATACGCCCGACTTCAACGTTTCACCCGATCCGGCGCGGCAGGTAGCCGATACTTTCGTATACCGGCTGGGGGATACCACCCGGTTTAAGATCACCGGTACGGTGGGTAACATCGCCTTTTATTCCGGCGAAACCGGCAAACGTTATGATAGTCGCATCCCTACCTACAAACTGGGCAGGCTGACATTGAGTTTTGCTTCCAAATCAGAGTGGGGTAACCAGAAAAATACCCTGCAGGTGCTGGCTACCAATAAACTGGCCGGATATGATTCCGCATCGGTGGTGAATGCCGCCTGGAAAGATATCAGTTCCCGCGGTACCCTGGCTACCAACGCTACTGTCACGGCTTTTGGCACAGCAGACCTGACAGACCTGGTGGCCAACGCCAGCGATTCCCTGTTTATCGCTTTTAAATACAGCGGTGTAACGGGATCGACCCAACGTACCTGGACCATCACCGAGTGGGCTGTCAATAATGTGCTTCCCGACAGAACGGTTTCCCTCAGTTCCTTTTCTGCAGATGTGGCCTACTGGACCCGCTTCGGTAATGTCTGGAACCCTGCCAGCGCGCGCTGGACAGCGTCGGCCACCGATCTTAAAATTAACGGCGGCAATGATGCCGCCCCCTCCAATACCAGCTGGGTGATGTCTAAACCGCTGTATGTGGGGCGTATAGCCCCCGACGTGAGCACAGGCGTGAAAAGCATCAACGAGCCGGACAAGGCGGAGTACACCTATGTGTATCCGGCGCCGGGCGTATACAGGGCGACTTTTGTGGCTTACAACCATACGCTTGACGAGGAGAAAAGCACTGTCCGTGAATTTATCATTAAAGTGACACCATAA
- a CDS encoding RagB/SusD family nutrient uptake outer membrane protein has protein sequence MKRICIAACIAIAGLTSCNKFLDTKPTDFYTPDNYYNTEAQLQQALNGVYSDLMRPELYAQVMGFNFVSTTDEVMANRTADGDARGLRYNYDASLVHVANIWKFSYVGINNLNVLLQNIDKPVMDEGKRNILKGQALFLRGFFYFILTSNYGDVPLVLRPLAINEVNLAAAKQAEVYAQVEKDMKEAEALLKDYTVIQAKYNDVVTLTAVQAMLARVYLYWAGYPQNNTAKYRDVITYTDKVITSGLHALNPDYRQIFINLARDQYDVKENIWELGSLGAAAGVVNKSGNDIGNFVGIQSAITALDSTSYNAAAWVWVTKKLFDAYETDPNSTATPNKASLDIRRDWNCANYIYNGTNPRVKAARPNVWQMCAGKFRREYVPQSIRNTNGTAGTYNINWPMIRYADVLLMRAEAENFVNGPANAYTYINQVRKRGYGMQNGNVVKSVTVTNSGAGYTAAPAVTITGGGGNGATATAILTSGKVTGIYLSSPGALTPGSYYTTAPVVVVGTFWTPGVSYAAGVQITNGGNLYTVTTAGTSTNTAPVHTSGASDAAVTGAVFTYAGPAATATATITNGTESDLTPGLSKEAFQLAVRDERMRELCFEALRKADLIRWGHFVADMQEFAAWATSNGAGVTSTGNPNGLQGVRNVSQRHVLLPKPTYELNLNRLLVQNEGW, from the coding sequence ATGAAACGTATTTGCATAGCGGCATGTATCGCCATAGCAGGACTTACTTCCTGCAATAAATTCCTCGATACCAAACCGACGGATTTTTACACGCCTGATAATTATTATAACACCGAGGCGCAGCTGCAGCAGGCGCTGAACGGGGTATACAGTGACCTGATGCGCCCGGAACTGTATGCGCAGGTGATGGGCTTCAACTTCGTGTCCACCACCGACGAGGTGATGGCCAACCGCACCGCCGACGGCGATGCCCGCGGTCTGCGGTACAACTACGATGCATCGTTGGTGCACGTGGCCAACATCTGGAAGTTCTCTTACGTCGGCATTAATAACCTCAACGTATTACTGCAGAACATCGACAAGCCGGTGATGGACGAAGGAAAACGGAATATCCTTAAAGGGCAGGCGTTGTTCCTGAGAGGTTTTTTCTATTTCATCCTGACCAGCAATTATGGCGATGTGCCGCTGGTGCTGCGTCCGCTAGCGATCAATGAAGTCAACCTGGCCGCTGCCAAACAGGCGGAAGTATATGCGCAGGTGGAAAAAGACATGAAAGAAGCAGAGGCGCTGCTGAAAGATTACACGGTGATACAGGCGAAATATAACGACGTCGTGACGCTGACCGCCGTGCAGGCCATGCTGGCAAGAGTATATCTCTACTGGGCCGGTTATCCGCAGAACAATACTGCCAAATACCGCGATGTGATCACTTATACCGATAAAGTGATTACCTCCGGCCTTCATGCATTGAACCCCGATTACCGGCAGATCTTCATCAACCTGGCCAGAGACCAGTACGACGTAAAAGAAAACATCTGGGAGCTGGGGTCGCTGGGCGCGGCCGCGGGCGTGGTCAACAAGTCCGGTAACGACATCGGTAACTTTGTGGGGATACAGTCCGCCATTACGGCGCTGGACTCTACTTCCTACAATGCCGCTGCCTGGGTGTGGGTGACCAAAAAACTGTTTGACGCTTATGAGACAGACCCCAACAGCACCGCCACGCCTAATAAAGCTTCGCTGGATATCCGCCGTGACTGGAACTGCGCCAACTACATTTACAACGGAACCAATCCCCGTGTAAAAGCCGCCCGTCCCAATGTCTGGCAGATGTGCGCCGGCAAGTTCAGAAGGGAGTATGTGCCGCAGTCGATCCGCAATACTAACGGTACCGCCGGTACGTACAATATCAACTGGCCCATGATCCGTTACGCGGATGTGTTGCTGATGCGCGCGGAAGCGGAGAACTTCGTGAATGGCCCCGCTAACGCCTATACGTATATTAACCAGGTACGTAAGCGGGGGTATGGTATGCAGAACGGTAATGTGGTGAAGTCTGTCACCGTTACCAACAGCGGCGCCGGTTATACCGCTGCGCCGGCGGTCACCATCACCGGTGGCGGCGGTAACGGCGCTACGGCTACGGCTATCCTCACTTCGGGCAAGGTAACAGGCATCTACCTGAGCAGCCCGGGAGCTTTGACGCCCGGGTCTTACTACACGACCGCGCCGGTGGTGGTCGTGGGTACTTTCTGGACGCCGGGTGTAAGTTATGCTGCCGGTGTACAGATCACCAACGGGGGCAACCTGTACACGGTGACCACCGCCGGTACTTCCACCAATACTGCGCCGGTACATACCAGCGGCGCTTCCGACGCCGCCGTGACAGGCGCCGTGTTTACCTATGCCGGTCCGGCTGCTACAGCTACCGCCACCATTACCAACGGCACAGAATCTGACCTGACGCCGGGCCTCAGTAAAGAAGCCTTTCAGCTGGCGGTCCGTGATGAGAGAATGCGGGAGCTGTGCTTTGAAGCGCTGCGTAAAGCGGACCTGATCCGCTGGGGGCATTTTGTGGCAGACATGCAGGAGTTTGCCGCGTGGGCCACTTCCAATGGCGCCGGCGTAACGTCCACCGGCAACCCTAACGGGCTGCAGGGCGTGCGTAACGTGAGCCAGCGGCATGTGCTGCTGCCCAAACCGACGTATGAGCTTAACCTTAACCGTTTACTGGTACAGAACGAAGGCTGGTAA
- a CDS encoding SusC/RagA family TonB-linked outer membrane protein, with product MNMRCQSSCKGRTSRFAFSCFLVGIMWVLTVPLSLFAQQKKTVSGIVKDKDGSPLVGVTVMVKNDKTGTSTNDAGRFVISAAPGATLVFTFIGYEKTELPVDNRTEYNVRLQDRVGTLNDVVVVGYATQQRKDLTGSVGSVNMKEFEKAPVKSFDEALAGRVAGVAVASNDGQPGSIANIVIRGAGSITQDNSPLYVIDGFPTESSNANAISPGDIESIDVLKDASATAIYGARGSNGVILITTKKGRSGAPQVTYNGYYGWQQIPNKIPLMNAYQFVQYVGDVNPSMYDSIYLAGGVKLEDYKNRESIDMQDFIYRVGQNQNHDIAVRGGNDKTRYSLSGNFNNQKGIIINGGFKRYQGRFSLDQTVNSKLKVGINANYAYNESYGIPVSATNFYASATTLYSVWGFRPTNSISGRDSAANLIDDFYDPGNEIANNQDYRVNPLQNIRNQHTVTRVTNLIANAYAEYAITKELTLRVAGGINTVNTGIDIFNNSKTQLGSKWNSNGVNGSVEYRPTSLWRSENALTYRKRWNKVHNLTVLGVFEAQGYKMARRRFAANQIPNEDLGMDALDLAAPANTSLISLTSRWSMASGALRVNYDYDSKYLFAASIRADGSSKFAPGNRWGYFPAVSAAWRFSSEAFMKDLHFISDAKIRLGYGASGNNRVDDFAYLPQLTLTNTQYWYSYGNGPLGIGAIMTSSGNPNLRWETNEQTNIGLDLAFLKNRLSLTVDVYQRTTKDLLLYAALPYAHGIENAQGFKNVGKLQNRGLEITLAGTVVDKKDFTWNSNFNISFNQNKILSLAEGQQSILSGSGTFFNTTYSGLFPYISVIGRPLGEMYGLVFDGVYQYGDFDVMPNGTYLLKPEVPTNGAARNTIRPGDIRYKDLNGDGQVNNQDYTIIGSGLPKHTGGFSNDFRYRNFDLNILLQWSYGNDIINANRYVFEGGIVNNPNLNQFASYADRWTPTNPSNTLFRAGGMGNAAYSSRVVEDGSYLKLRTISLGYNFPGTWLKRAKIKNVRIYGSAQNVYTWTKYSGMDPEVSGRPGNLTPGFDYAVYPHSLSYVTGLNVTF from the coding sequence ATGAATATGAGATGCCAATCATCCTGCAAGGGGAGAACGTCCCGCTTCGCCTTCAGTTGTTTTCTAGTGGGGATTATGTGGGTATTGACCGTCCCGCTTTCCCTTTTCGCTCAGCAGAAAAAGACCGTGTCCGGGATTGTAAAGGACAAAGACGGCAGCCCGCTGGTAGGGGTGACGGTGATGGTCAAAAATGACAAGACGGGCACCAGTACCAACGATGCCGGTCGTTTTGTGATCAGCGCCGCTCCGGGCGCTACGCTGGTATTCACTTTTATCGGGTATGAAAAAACAGAGCTGCCGGTAGATAACCGCACGGAGTATAACGTCCGGCTGCAGGACCGCGTAGGTACGCTCAATGATGTGGTGGTGGTAGGTTATGCCACCCAGCAACGTAAAGATCTTACCGGCTCTGTGGGCAGCGTGAATATGAAGGAGTTTGAGAAAGCGCCGGTGAAATCGTTCGACGAAGCGCTGGCCGGCCGCGTAGCAGGGGTGGCCGTAGCCAGTAATGACGGGCAGCCCGGCTCTATCGCCAATATCGTGATCCGTGGCGCAGGGTCTATCACACAAGATAATTCCCCGCTGTATGTGATCGACGGTTTCCCGACGGAGAGCTCCAACGCCAACGCTATCAGCCCCGGCGACATCGAATCCATCGACGTATTAAAAGACGCTTCCGCTACGGCCATCTATGGCGCCCGCGGCTCCAACGGCGTTATCCTGATCACCACCAAAAAGGGCCGGTCCGGTGCGCCGCAGGTGACTTACAACGGCTACTACGGCTGGCAGCAGATACCGAACAAGATACCTTTAATGAACGCTTACCAGTTCGTGCAGTATGTCGGCGATGTGAATCCTTCCATGTATGACTCCATCTATCTCGCCGGCGGTGTGAAGCTGGAAGATTATAAAAACAGGGAGTCCATCGATATGCAGGATTTTATTTATCGTGTAGGGCAAAATCAGAACCACGACATTGCCGTACGCGGCGGCAACGATAAAACCCGCTATTCGCTTTCCGGTAACTTCAACAACCAGAAAGGGATTATCATCAATGGCGGCTTCAAACGTTACCAGGGCCGTTTTTCGCTGGACCAGACGGTGAACAGCAAGCTGAAAGTAGGCATCAACGCCAACTATGCGTATAATGAAAGTTACGGTATCCCTGTTTCCGCTACCAATTTTTACGCCTCCGCCACGACGCTGTATTCGGTATGGGGATTCCGGCCTACCAACAGTATTTCGGGGAGAGACAGCGCGGCCAACCTGATCGATGATTTTTATGATCCGGGAAACGAGATCGCCAACAACCAGGACTACCGCGTGAATCCTTTACAGAATATCCGGAACCAGCATACAGTAACGCGGGTGACCAACCTGATCGCCAACGCTTACGCTGAATATGCCATCACCAAAGAGCTGACGCTGCGGGTCGCCGGCGGTATCAACACGGTGAACACCGGTATCGATATCTTTAATAATTCCAAAACACAATTAGGCAGCAAGTGGAACTCCAACGGCGTAAACGGCAGCGTGGAGTACAGGCCCACGTCGCTCTGGCGTTCGGAGAACGCACTGACGTACCGCAAGCGCTGGAACAAAGTGCATAACCTGACCGTGCTGGGCGTATTTGAAGCGCAGGGATACAAAATGGCACGCCGCCGTTTTGCCGCCAACCAGATCCCGAATGAAGATCTCGGCATGGACGCATTAGACCTGGCCGCTCCGGCCAATACGTCGCTGATATCGCTCACCTCCCGCTGGAGCATGGCTTCCGGCGCGCTGAGAGTGAACTACGACTATGATTCCAAATACCTCTTCGCCGCTTCCATCCGCGCGGACGGCTCTTCCAAATTCGCCCCGGGCAACAGGTGGGGCTACTTCCCCGCGGTATCTGCCGCATGGCGTTTCAGCAGCGAAGCATTCATGAAAGACCTGCACTTTATTTCCGATGCCAAGATCAGGCTGGGCTATGGCGCTTCCGGTAACAACCGGGTAGACGATTTTGCCTACCTGCCACAGCTGACGCTTACCAACACGCAATACTGGTATTCTTACGGCAATGGCCCGCTGGGCATCGGCGCCATCATGACGTCTTCCGGTAATCCTAACCTGCGCTGGGAAACCAACGAACAAACCAACATCGGCCTGGACCTCGCTTTCCTGAAGAACAGGCTCTCCCTCACGGTAGACGTGTATCAGCGTACCACCAAAGACCTGCTGCTGTACGCCGCACTGCCTTATGCGCACGGAATCGAAAACGCACAGGGCTTTAAAAACGTGGGCAAGCTGCAGAACAGGGGCCTGGAGATCACACTGGCCGGTACAGTAGTCGATAAAAAAGATTTCACCTGGAACAGTAACTTTAACATCAGCTTCAATCAAAACAAAATATTATCACTGGCGGAAGGACAGCAGTCTATCCTCTCCGGTTCCGGTACTTTCTTCAATACCACCTACTCCGGGTTGTTTCCCTATATCTCCGTGATCGGCAGACCGCTGGGCGAAATGTATGGACTGGTATTCGACGGGGTGTACCAGTACGGTGATTTTGATGTGATGCCCAACGGTACTTACCTGCTGAAGCCGGAAGTGCCCACCAATGGCGCGGCACGGAACACGATCCGTCCGGGTGATATCCGCTACAAAGACCTGAACGGCGATGGACAGGTGAACAACCAGGACTATACGATTATCGGCAGCGGTTTACCGAAACATACCGGCGGCTTCAGCAATGATTTCCGTTACCGCAACTTCGATCTCAACATCCTGTTGCAATGGTCTTACGGCAACGATATCATCAACGCCAATCGTTACGTGTTTGAAGGAGGCATCGTGAACAACCCCAACCTGAACCAGTTCGCCAGTTACGCCGACAGGTGGACGCCCACCAATCCCAGCAACACGCTGTTCCGCGCAGGCGGCATGGGGAACGCGGCTTACTCCTCCCGGGTGGTGGAAGATGGTTCCTATCTGAAACTGCGTACCATATCGCTCGGGTATAATTTCCCCGGCACATGGCTGAAACGCGCTAAAATCAAAAACGTAAGGATCTACGGCTCCGCACAGAACGTGTATACATGGACCAAATATTCCGGCATGGACCCCGAGGTGAGCGGCAGGCCCGGCAATCTCACGCCCGGCTTCGATTACGCTGTGTACCCCCACTCACTGTCCTATGTGACCGGCTTAAACGTAACCTTCTAA